TGCAGCACCGATCCAGTGCCGGCATTGAATCGAGGATCATTTTCGAGCAGATGACAGCCATAGATCACCGCTTCCTTCGCCGTTGTACCCTGATGGAGTTTGGCGTAGACATCTTCCACAATGCGATGCAGAATTTTGCGAACGGCATCCACGCCGCCCTTGCTGTGGAGAGAGCTTCCGGCTCCACCGTGGATGATGAGTTTCGGTTGGTAATGCTGCGACATAAATCGGAATGACTCCTGAAACGGTGGATAGGACTCAAGAATAGAAATAGTTAGGGTTCTGCGGTGTTGCGACGACGACGACAGCGTTCAGAACAGTACTTCACTTCGTCCCAGCAGTCGGCCCATTTCTTACGCCAAGTGAATGGACGCTGACACACAGGGCAAACCTTGGTGGGTAAGTCGGATTTTGAGCGAGCTTTTCCCATAGGAGTAACGAAGTTCCTTGCGCGATCGCCTAAATCGTCACAATTGTAAGAGGATCAATAGGGGCAACAAAGAATTTAATTTAACAATATTTTTAGACATTTTGGTGAGACAAGGCGCGAATTTGGCGATCGCCCCATCGCTTGTTCACTCGATTTGAGAACTAAGTATGGATAGGAAACCCGATGATCCGATTGTGCAAACGCTATCCTCGGTGCGAATCGTGTTGGTGGAACCTGCGGGCGATCGCAATGTTGGGGCGATCGCCCGGGTCATGAAAAATATGGGGTTGTATCGCCTAGTGATTGTGCAGCCTCGCTGTGATTGCTTTGGGGAAGAAGCGCGAATCATGGCCGTCCATGCTGAGGATGTGTTGACCTCGGCTCAGGTTGTGGATTCATTGCCGGATGCCCTCAAGGGGTGTCAGCGGGCGATCGCTACCACGGCTCGCGATCGCGATACCGGAGATGTGTTGGAGGAACCCCGATCTGCATTACCTTGGTTAGTCCAACCGCTGCTATCGGGTGAGCGACCTGAAACCGCACTGATCTTTGGCCCCGAAGATCGCGGCCTCAGCAATGCCGAGCTGAACTATGCCCAGCGCTTTGTTCGGATTCCCTCTAGTGAGGTCTACCCGTCGCTAAACTTGGCGCAATCGGTGGCGGTGTGTGCCTACGAACTGCGGCAATCGATTTTGAATCCAACGCCCTTCGTGGCTGAGGTTGTGTCGCAGCCCTCAGCGGATCTCGCGTCCTTGGATGAACTCGAAGGCTATTTTGAGCAGTTGGAATCGCTGTTGCTGCGGATTGAGTACCTGTATCCCCACACGGCAGCAAGTCGGATGGAAAAGTTGCGTCGTCTGTTTAAGCGGGCAGGATTGGCATCTCAGGAAGTGGCGATGCTGCGGGGAATGCTGCGTCAGATGGCTTGGGCCTTGGACGGGACGGCTTCACCGGAAATCCCTAGGGAAGCGATCGAGCGTTCGACTCAGAGCGATCGCTGAAAATGAAAGCCTGAAATGGTCATGCCGTGCCGGAAATAGAATCGATGGGCGAGCGATCGCTGCACCCCGCTATCAAGCTGAAGGGACACGCAATCCTGAGCTTTCGCGTAATCCGCTAACCAATGCAGCAAGGCCGCACCGTACCCTTGGGAGCGATCGCCCTCTGCCGTTACCAGGTCATCCACATACAGAATGCGTCCGTTCACCAGATTTTCCATCATCCGAAATCCGGCTACGCCTGTCACCTGGCTAGGATCCTCTTGGCGCACAACGTAAGCAAGTTGATATCCTTGCTGTTGCTGGCGTTGTACCCGCGTACAAAACTCCCCCAAGGTCAGATGGGGACGGAGTTGCACCATCACCGGAAAACAGGCGACAAGTTCGGCATGGGAAACGGCTTGATCTGGGGTCGGATCAATCGCTGATTCGCAAACTGGGACAGAGTAATTCAAAACTCAAAACTGAGAACTCAAACCTCAAAATTTAGGATCAGACTTCCTCTGGAGACGGATTAGCCTGAACGCCCTGTCGCTCCTGGGCTAACAAATCTGGAATATCCCCACATCCTCCTGGTATGGTGGCACGGGTTTTGGCTCCACCCCAGGCGCAACAGTACCAGCGTTGCTCTTCAGACATGCGCTGGGCTTCGGTGAAGTCTGCGTTTTCGACGACGGCTCCGGTGTATTCCCCGGTTTGGTAATTGGGGATGCCGTCGCGGGTGCGGGGGGTGGCGGTTTTCGCAGAACCGTAGAACAGGCGGGCACCCATCAGATCTGCACCGGATAGATCGGTTCCGTACAGAATCGTTCGCGATAGGTTGGCTTTGACTAAATCGCAGTCGCTAAGGTTTGCCCGGATCAGATTCACATCGCTGAGATCCGTCCAGCGGAGGTCGGTGCCTGCAAGGTTCGTGTTTGCGAGCATGACGCCCAGATCAATGACGCGAATGCCATAGTCGCGATCTTCGGCGTAACCTCCGGTACCATCGAGAATGGCGCGTCCCAAGCGGCGATCGCGCTTCAGCGGGGTCAAGAGTTTAGAGCGAGAGAGAAACCGCAGTACTTTGGCTTTACCTTCAGCATCAGCACTGCTGAGGATGGCAGCAGTTCGACCTTCCGCGATCGCCCGTTCTTGAGGCCAGTCTTCTAGTAGACCTTCTTCGTCGAGTACGAGATCGGAAATCCCTTGAAAATAGGAGTCGATGGTTTGTTGTTGGGTGATTAAGTTCTGCTGGGTTGTGAGATCCTTCTCAATCACATACTGTCGCCATGCCACGTAGAGTGCCAGGATGGCAATCAAAATTTGCCCCAACGCGCCAAAGGCATCTCCCAAGGCACCCACGGCATCCCAGTTCACCTGCGTCCAGAACAGCCGCACTCGAAATTTCAGATCTGTGAACTGAAGCAGCGATGCCATCACGAACCCCAACGCGACCAGTGCTAGAATGAGAGCCCGCTGCTGGTCGGTCATGACCGTTTGGAAGAAGAAGCGGATCTGGGGAATGATCACGCTAAAGGACAGCACCATGGCCACGATCGCGCCTGCCAACGATAGCCAGGGCAGATCGATCGCCATTCCTGCGGCAATGACGGCGATCGCCACCAGCAGTAACGGCATAACCAGCGATCGCTGTCCACTGCGCCGCCGTGTTTGGGGGCCAGACGGTCGGGGTGCTAGTCGGTTTGCAGAGTGCTTCACAGGCATAATTGGCGGTGGAGAAGTGGGTAAATCTTCGCCAAAGTCATGGTCAAACTCAGAGTTCAGGTTGGAAGTATTGGATGGCGTAGCGCCATTGGTGCTACTCGTGCTGGAACGGTTGGATAGAGGGGTGGGATCGGAACTCATGAGCCGTAGGATAACACCGACAGGTTGGTTTGCGCTTATCGCTTCTATAGCATAGTCAGGATCACCGAGAAGTGGTACACACGACGATACGCTTGGCTCATTCTCTCGGAGAGAATTCTAATGTCTCGAAACTCTAGATTCAGTGTAGGATTAGGAGAATTCTCCGGTTATGATCCCTAGATATACGGGAAATCGCTACATCATGAAACTCGATGTTTATTCGGCAACCGAACTTCAGCAGCGAGCCCAGGCAGGCGATGTCCAGGCGATCGCTTATTGGCTCAACGTGTATTTGCTCCCTCAACAGCAGTGTGCGCGAGTGTCACCGTTGAGTTCGGGCTATCTCGATATTCAGGTGCGCTGTCGTACGGTTCCCGATGGCGATCGCCTGTTGCAGGTGATTCATGAACGCCTTTGTTGCCTCCGCCTGCCAAACCTACGGGGAACCAAGATCCAAATTTCAGTTGATCGCCCCTACCCTCGTGTCTTAGAAGATCGGTTTTTAATCTTTCAGCCTGTAGGTTCCTCGGTTCAGCCTGCTCAAAAGCGATCGTCTCAGGTCTCCAAGTCGATCCCTTGGCCTAAGCTTCCGATTTCATCCCTCACGCACCATCTTCAGCATGGGGGAACGGCAATCTATGGACACGCGAAAGGCTGGGCGTCCGCCGTTCGAGATTTTGTGACGGCTGAACATGTTCCTGTATCAAGGCCTGCAGCGGCAATCCGACCGTCAAAATCCCTAGATGCACCATTGCTGCGTCCGCCTGTTCTGCTGGGAGCGGCGATCGCTACCTTTGTGATTGGCTGTAGCTACGAGGCGTTAACCTACTACAACACATCGCCGCTGCGGGCGTCTTCGCGGATTTTGCCCTCTGTACCTGTGCCTAGGGTGTCTAGAAGCGATCGCCCCCTACCTACGGTCGTTGATACGATTCAGGTTGGTAAGAAGCAGGTGCCTGTGTATGCCGTGCCGTCAAGTAACGCAGGGAAAGGGGCGATCGCCCTCCTCTTTACTCCCGCTGCCGACGGGGAAGATCCGGTGGCGGTGGCGATGGCGCAGTATCCATCGGATGTGGTCTTGATGGCACTCGATTCTCCGAGCCAAGTTTCTCGTGTGGTCTCGGATGTCCTCGCTCCTTCAGGTCGTCTGAAGGTGACAGATGCCACTGTTCCTCCTGCAAATCAGGCGATCGCCCACTTATCGGGGCAATTTATGAAACAAGCAGGGAACGGATCTGCAACTCGTGCGCGTAATACGTTGGAATGGCAGGGGATTTATACAACCCGCCCCACACAGCGTCCGTCTGCTGAAAATCCGCCGCTGATTGTAGAGATTAAAGGTCAACGGGTGGCGTTTCTGAGCTATACATTTTCGGATGCCCAAGATTCGACCCTGGATGCCGTCCGAACTCGCTTGGCCGATGATATATCAAACCTTCGCGATCAGGTGGATTGGATCGTGGTGAACTATGATACCAGTGATTCCCTGGCATCCTATCCTGCTGATTGGCAGACCAGCGCCGCTCGATTTGCCATTGATCAAGGCGCAGATGTGGTTGTGGGCTACAGCGCAAGTGTAGTGCAGGGCGCAGAGCGCTATCGGTCTGGGGCGATCGCCTATGCTCTGGGCACCCTGGATAGTGAAGACTCTGGGGCGTCAGCATCTGATGCGAGCGTTCCCGTCGCCTTTCAGGTACAACTCCGGCGCGATCGCCCCGTTCAAGCCGAGTTAATTCCAATCACAGCAGCAGATTCACCGACATACCACCGTTCTGTGCTCTACCTTCAGCAAGCCTCCGGATTGTTTAGTACTCCGATTCCCGCTCCTATAGAGGATTCAGAGGTGGATGCAGATTCCTCTGGGACTAATCGAGATGTCCTGAGTAAAGATGATGAACGGCGGTCGCGCCTCACAGAGCAAGACGAACAGGATAGCCTGGATAGTTTTACGACGGATTCTATCGCTGCCGAAGACTCAAGCACAGAGCGGTAAGATGGGTGAGCGAAGCGTAACCCATGCTGTTAAGACGCTTTGGCCTTCAGAGCTGAGCTATCGACAACTTAACCGGGACACCTCGGAGATTCCGTGCAACCTACTACTGCAGTGCAGCACTGTAAGCGCTCACCTGGATATCAATTCCCGTGATAGCAGTCCCCACCACGACTGTATAGGCCCCTGCCTCCAAAGCATGGCGTGCCATTTCAGGGGACGAAATCCCACCCTCGCACACCACCGGAACCTGAAGTTGTTGCGCCATTTGGGTGACGAGGTCAAAGCTTGGCGGTTTTTGATGCTGAGTGTCGGCAGTGTAGCCGTACAAGGTTGTGCCCACTAGGTCTGCGCCTGCCTTTTCGGCGGCGATCGCGGCTTCTAGCGTATCCACATCGGCCATAACGAGCTTGCCAAGTTGATGGATAGCGTCAATCATCTGCTCAACGGTTTCTCCATCAGGACGGGGACGCACTGTTGCATCAATCGCAATGATGTCTGCTCCAGCCTGGGCGATCGCCTCTGCATGATGAACCTGAGGGGTGATGTAAACATCGCATCCCTCAAACACTTGTTTCCAGAGTCCAATAATAGGCACGTCTACCCGTTGGCGAACGGCACGAACGTGATCAGGGGTATCGATACGCACGCCCGCTGCACCTCGTTTAACCGCAGCCTGGGCGATCGCCGCAATCATGTCTGGATGATGCAGTGGAGAATCCACTGGAGCCTGACAGGAAACCACCAGCTTTTTGTGAAGACTTTGAAGCAAATCTGTTGCCAACGTTCCGACCGTGAAAACTCATCAAGCGTGGCGTACGGTTCCGTCCGGCATGGTCACGTTTACCAAACGCGCACCCACCAGTTTTACCATGATTTGATTGCCAAACCCGATCTTGGCATTGGTGAGATCGGCTCCCGTCAGATCGGCTCCGCTCAGGTCAGCCCCAATCAAATTAGCTCCTCTCAGGTTTGCCCGTTGAAGATTCGCCTGGAGTAAATTAGCTCGAAACAGCTTTGCCCCCTCCAAATTTGCATCGGAAAGGTCAATCTTATGCAAGAATGCATCGCTGAGGTTGGCACCCTGGAGATTCGCCCGACTCAGGTTGCGACCTGATAGATCCTTCTCCTGTAAATCTGCACCTTGCAGGTTAGCCCCGCTCATATCAGGAGTTTGAGGGCGTGGCGATGAAGTTGGGGGCTGCGGTTGGGGCGATCGCGCCACTGAAGATGCAGCATTAGAAGCGGCTGTGTTTGAAGCCGATGGTGGCTGATAGTAGTAGCTCCCGTAGGACGGATAGCCCGAATTGTGCTGCGGTTGGGATGGATAGGAGGGAGGGTAGGTTGGCCGCGGCGGTGGATAAACAGGCGGCGGTGGCTGATACCGATACCGATTGTTATAGACCGAGTCTGAGGATTGGGTGGTTTTGGGTGGTTGATAGGTGCGTGGCTCAGGCGGTTTTTG
The window above is part of the Synechococcales cyanobacterium T60_A2020_003 genome. Proteins encoded here:
- a CDS encoding CapA family protein, whose translation is MKLDVYSATELQQRAQAGDVQAIAYWLNVYLLPQQQCARVSPLSSGYLDIQVRCRTVPDGDRLLQVIHERLCCLRLPNLRGTKIQISVDRPYPRVLEDRFLIFQPVGSSVQPAQKRSSQVSKSIPWPKLPISSLTHHLQHGGTAIYGHAKGWASAVRDFVTAEHVPVSRPAAAIRPSKSLDAPLLRPPVLLGAAIATFVIGCSYEALTYYNTSPLRASSRILPSVPVPRVSRSDRPLPTVVDTIQVGKKQVPVYAVPSSNAGKGAIALLFTPAADGEDPVAVAMAQYPSDVVLMALDSPSQVSRVVSDVLAPSGRLKVTDATVPPANQAIAHLSGQFMKQAGNGSATRARNTLEWQGIYTTRPTQRPSAENPPLIVEIKGQRVAFLSYTFSDAQDSTLDAVRTRLADDISNLRDQVDWIVVNYDTSDSLASYPADWQTSAARFAIDQGADVVVGYSASVVQGAERYRSGAIAYALGTLDSEDSGASASDASVPVAFQVQLRRDRPVQAELIPITAADSPTYHRSVLYLQQASGLFSTPIPAPIEDSEVDADSSGTNRDVLSKDDERRSRLTEQDEQDSLDSFTTDSIAAEDSSTER
- a CDS encoding GNAT family N-acetyltransferase — protein: MVQLRPHLTLGEFCTRVQRQQQQGYQLAYVVRQEDPSQVTGVAGFRMMENLVNGRILYVDDLVTAEGDRSQGYGAALLHWLADYAKAQDCVSLQLDSGVQRSLAHRFYFRHGMTISGFHFQRSL
- a CDS encoding N-acetylmannosamine-6-phosphate 2-epimerase, whose product is MATDLLQSLHKKLVVSCQAPVDSPLHHPDMIAAIAQAAVKRGAAGVRIDTPDHVRAVRQRVDVPIIGLWKQVFEGCDVYITPQVHHAEAIAQAGADIIAIDATVRPRPDGETVEQMIDAIHQLGKLVMADVDTLEAAIAAEKAGADLVGTTLYGYTADTQHQKPPSFDLVTQMAQQLQVPVVCEGGISSPEMARHALEAGAYTVVVGTAITGIDIQVSAYSAALQ
- a CDS encoding DUF2256 domain-containing protein, producing MGKARSKSDLPTKVCPVCQRPFTWRKKWADCWDEVKYCSERCRRRRNTAEP
- a CDS encoding RNA methyltransferase; this encodes MDRKPDDPIVQTLSSVRIVLVEPAGDRNVGAIARVMKNMGLYRLVIVQPRCDCFGEEARIMAVHAEDVLTSAQVVDSLPDALKGCQRAIATTARDRDTGDVLEEPRSALPWLVQPLLSGERPETALIFGPEDRGLSNAELNYAQRFVRIPSSEVYPSLNLAQSVAVCAYELRQSILNPTPFVAEVVSQPSADLASLDELEGYFEQLESLLLRIEYLYPHTAASRMEKLRRLFKRAGLASQEVAMLRGMLRQMAWALDGTASPEIPREAIERSTQSDR
- a CDS encoding pentapeptide repeat-containing protein — its product is MSSDPTPLSNRSSTSSTNGATPSNTSNLNSEFDHDFGEDLPTSPPPIMPVKHSANRLAPRPSGPQTRRRSGQRSLVMPLLLVAIAVIAAGMAIDLPWLSLAGAIVAMVLSFSVIIPQIRFFFQTVMTDQQRALILALVALGFVMASLLQFTDLKFRVRLFWTQVNWDAVGALGDAFGALGQILIAILALYVAWRQYVIEKDLTTQQNLITQQQTIDSYFQGISDLVLDEEGLLEDWPQERAIAEGRTAAILSSADAEGKAKVLRFLSRSKLLTPLKRDRRLGRAILDGTGGYAEDRDYGIRVIDLGVMLANTNLAGTDLRWTDLSDVNLIRANLSDCDLVKANLSRTILYGTDLSGADLMGARLFYGSAKTATPRTRDGIPNYQTGEYTGAVVENADFTEAQRMSEEQRWYCCAWGGAKTRATIPGGCGDIPDLLAQERQGVQANPSPEEV
- a CDS encoding pentapeptide repeat-containing protein, coding for MDELEKCYKILGLKPGASFEDVRQAYKEMAKIWHPDRQPKDDPEKQAEAHAKLQEINHARDRLKLHHSRTQARRNSPASPYRSHHRDAGTHHRPHAPRSSYPPRPSYSSSPAASPQPETPRSDASRSYQAPQKPPEPRTYQPPKTTQSSDSVYNNRYRYQPPPPVYPPPRPTYPPSYPSQPQHNSGYPSYGSYYYQPPSASNTAASNAASSVARSPQPQPPTSSPRPQTPDMSGANLQGADLQEKDLSGRNLSRANLQGANLSDAFLHKIDLSDANLEGAKLFRANLLQANLQRANLRGANLIGADLSGADLTGADLTNAKIGFGNQIMVKLVGARLVNVTMPDGTVRHA